The Nostoc sp. NIES-3756 DNA window AGCAGGATTCTATCATTGCTCAGTTGGGAGTGAAAGATATCCTGGGGCAATTTTTAATTGTTTCGCTGCTGACAGTCATCACTTGGATACTAGAGTCATTTTTTGAGTATCGCTATAAATTGTTCTGGCGCAACTTGGCACAGAATATCCAGCATAACCTACGTTTGGACGCATATAAACACCTTCAGGAGTTGGAGTTAGCTTATTTTGAGGAACGCAGCACAGGTGGTTTAATGTCCATCCTTAGTGATGATGTTAACCAACTAGAACGCTTTTTGGACGTGGGAGCCAGTGAAGTTATTCAGGTCGTCACGACTATTGTAGTCGTTGGTGGCGCATTCTTTGTTCTGGCTCCTGGCATAGCTTGGATGGCGATTTTACCCATGCCTTTTATTCTGTGGGGTTCGGTGGCTTTCCAGAAATCGCTAGCACCGCGTTATGCTGAGGTGCGGGAAAAGGTGGGGTTATTAAATGGACGCTTATCTAATAACCTGAGTGGGATAACGACAATTAAAAGCTTTACGGCGGAAGAATATGAGATAGGACGTTTAGAAATCGATAGTTCCGCTTATCGTGAGAGTAACACAAGAGCGATCGCACTCTCGGCGGCTTTCATTCCTCTCATCAGGATGCTGATTTTGATAGGGTTTACCTCGCTACTCCTATTTGGGGGTTTGCAAACTGTCGCCGGGAGAATGTCGGTAGGCGCTTATAGTTCGCTGGTATTTTTAGTGCAGTTGCTATTGTGGCCTTTAACTAGGTTAGGCGATACCTTTGACCTTTATCAACGGGCAATGGCTTCTACTAACCGCGTGATGGAGTTATTGGATACGCCTATCACAGCGCACACGGGAAATATTGCTTTACCTGTGGAAGAGGTACGGGGTGAGGTGCAGTTCCACACTGTCACCTTTGCCTATAAGGATAGATTACCTGTGATTAAACATCTATCTTTGACGATACCCGCAGGTAATACAATTGCCATTGTTGGTTCGACAGGTTCGGGTAAAAGCACCTTAGTTAAGCTGTTGCTGCGGTTGTATGAGGTGCAAGGTGGAAAAATTACCTTAGATGGGATCAATTTAGAGGATTTAAGATTACGCGATTTACGCCGTAGTATTGGTTTGGTGAGTCAGGATGTCTTCTTATTTCACGGTACGGTAGCTGAGAATATAGCTTATGGTACATTCGATGCGACGCAAGCAGAAATAGTTACAGCCGCTAAGATAGCGGAGGCGCACGAATTTATTACCCGCCTACCCGAAGGTTATGAAACAATTGTCGGGGAAAGAGGACAAAAGTTATCGGGGGGACAAAGACAGAGAATTGCTATTGCACGCGCGGTTTTGAAAAATCCCCCGATTTTGATTTTAGATGAAGCGACCTCGGCGGTGGATAATGAAACAGAGGCAGCTATTCAGCGATCGCTAGAACGGATTACAGTAAATAGGACGACAATTGCGATCGCTCATCGTCTTTCTACAATTCGCAATGCCAACTGTATCTATGTCATGGAACATGGACAATTGATTGAGTCAGGAACCCATGAGGAGTTGTTAGATAAAAATGGTGTTTATGCTAGCCTCTGGCGTGTGCAGAGTGGGTTGAGGTGAACTGA harbors:
- a CDS encoding ABC transporter ATP-binding protein — protein: MAIASPSQRVLKRRRHSVHPLQRLFDYGYQYRQQIWLATGCSILNKIFDLAPPALIGIAVDVVVKQQDSIIAQLGVKDILGQFLIVSLLTVITWILESFFEYRYKLFWRNLAQNIQHNLRLDAYKHLQELELAYFEERSTGGLMSILSDDVNQLERFLDVGASEVIQVVTTIVVVGGAFFVLAPGIAWMAILPMPFILWGSVAFQKSLAPRYAEVREKVGLLNGRLSNNLSGITTIKSFTAEEYEIGRLEIDSSAYRESNTRAIALSAAFIPLIRMLILIGFTSLLLFGGLQTVAGRMSVGAYSSLVFLVQLLLWPLTRLGDTFDLYQRAMASTNRVMELLDTPITAHTGNIALPVEEVRGEVQFHTVTFAYKDRLPVIKHLSLTIPAGNTIAIVGSTGSGKSTLVKLLLRLYEVQGGKITLDGINLEDLRLRDLRRSIGLVSQDVFLFHGTVAENIAYGTFDATQAEIVTAAKIAEAHEFITRLPEGYETIVGERGQKLSGGQRQRIAIARAVLKNPPILILDEATSAVDNETEAAIQRSLERITVNRTTIAIAHRLSTIRNANCIYVMEHGQLIESGTHEELLDKNGVYASLWRVQSGLR